In Myxococcus stipitatus, the following are encoded in one genomic region:
- a CDS encoding FAD-binding oxidoreductase, which yields MSSTSLPADFLQALTEGFPVDFLTREPEELSEYGRDWTRVYAPAPSAVALPRTTDEVSRLLALCHQHGVAVVPSGGRTGLAGGAVAAKGEVVLSLQRMARMGPVDLLGNTVRVQAGAVTEAVHKHCAEHGLTWPVDFASKGSSTVGGNIATNAGGVKVIRYGLTRNWVLGLQVVTAEGRVLELNGALEKNNTGLDLRQLFIGSEGTLGVITEATLKLTQVPGKQDVFLFAVPDVAAVLRLFRDARQQTAFIISAYEFFTDRCLARVQRHRKLRSPFEAPSGCYVLLEAESKDASAVEAWLGSLFERGLVTDGTQAQGASQAAELWALREGISESLSATGLPHKNDISLPVAGLEAFCAELESVFQARYPGWEVCLFGHIGDGNLHVNVMKPDAMEKAEFLAHTKQADPTMFELVRKHSGSISAEHGIGLLKKDYLGYSRSEEELALLRALKRTLDPRGVLNPGKILDA from the coding sequence GCAGACTTCCTCCAAGCCCTCACCGAGGGGTTCCCCGTAGATTTCCTCACGCGGGAGCCCGAGGAGCTGAGCGAGTACGGCCGGGACTGGACGCGTGTCTACGCCCCCGCCCCCAGCGCGGTGGCCCTGCCCCGCACCACGGACGAGGTGTCCCGGCTGCTCGCGCTGTGCCACCAGCACGGCGTGGCGGTGGTCCCCTCCGGAGGGCGCACGGGGCTGGCGGGCGGCGCGGTGGCGGCGAAGGGCGAGGTGGTGCTGTCCCTCCAGCGCATGGCGCGGATGGGCCCGGTGGACCTGCTCGGCAACACGGTGCGGGTGCAGGCGGGCGCGGTGACGGAGGCGGTGCACAAGCACTGCGCCGAGCATGGCCTCACCTGGCCCGTCGACTTCGCCTCCAAGGGCTCCAGCACCGTGGGCGGCAACATCGCCACCAACGCGGGAGGCGTGAAGGTCATCCGCTACGGCCTCACCCGCAACTGGGTGCTGGGCCTCCAGGTGGTGACGGCCGAGGGCCGCGTGCTCGAACTCAACGGCGCGCTGGAGAAGAACAACACCGGCCTGGACCTGCGTCAGCTCTTCATCGGCAGCGAGGGCACGCTGGGCGTCATCACCGAGGCCACGCTCAAGCTCACGCAGGTCCCCGGCAAGCAGGACGTGTTCCTCTTCGCCGTGCCGGACGTGGCCGCCGTGCTGCGGCTGTTCCGGGACGCGCGCCAGCAGACGGCCTTCATCATCTCCGCCTACGAGTTCTTCACGGACCGGTGCCTGGCCCGCGTGCAGCGCCACCGCAAGCTGCGCTCACCGTTCGAAGCCCCCAGCGGCTGCTATGTCCTGCTGGAGGCGGAGTCGAAGGACGCATCCGCGGTGGAGGCGTGGCTGGGCTCGTTGTTCGAGCGGGGCCTGGTGACGGACGGCACCCAGGCGCAGGGCGCGTCCCAGGCCGCGGAGCTGTGGGCGCTGCGCGAGGGCATCAGCGAGAGCCTGTCCGCCACGGGTCTGCCCCACAAGAACGACATCTCGCTGCCGGTGGCGGGCCTGGAGGCCTTCTGCGCGGAGCTGGAGTCTGTCTTCCAGGCGCGCTACCCGGGCTGGGAGGTCTGCCTCTTCGGCCACATCGGCGACGGCAACCTGCACGTCAACGTGATGAAGCCGGACGCCATGGAGAAGGCGGAGTTCCTGGCCCACACGAAGCAGGCGGACCCCACCATGTTCGAGTTGGTGCGCAAGCACTCGGGCAGCATCTCCGCCGAGCACGGCATCGGCCTGCTCAAGAAGGACTACCTGGGCTACTCGCGCTCCGAGGAGGAGCTGGCGCTGCTGCGCGCGCTCAAGCGGACGCTGGACCCCCGGGGCGTGCTCAACCCCGGGAAGATATTGGACGCTTGA
- the serA gene encoding phosphoglycerate dehydrogenase — MSTARFPPSPTRPILNEGPFRALLLENIHPSAEEMLKAEGFQVERLSSALKPAELAERLKGVHLLGIRSKTTVPPESLVHAEDLLAIGAFCIGTNQVDLTAANTHGIPVFNAPFSNTRSVAEMVVAEVIVLTRQLFDRSREVHTGQWRKVATGSHEVRGKTLGIIGYGHIGSQLGVLAESLGMRVLYFDVMTKLPLGNSRAVATLDELLEQSDFVTLHVPALTSTHMMMGAEQLAKMKKGACLINASRGTVVDIAALSAALRSKHLGGAAVDVYPEEPEGNSDGFVTELQGLPNVVLTPHIGGSTEEAQASIGKEVATSLSKFFRTGATTGAVNFPMVEAPLIPGTHRILNVHRNIPGVLRDINRIVSDLNANIHAQVLSTDSNIGYLVMDLDQDVSRPVCDAIAGLTTDIKTRIVS, encoded by the coding sequence ATGAGCACTGCCCGGTTCCCGCCGTCCCCGACGCGCCCCATCCTCAACGAGGGTCCGTTCCGCGCCCTGCTGCTGGAGAACATCCACCCCTCGGCCGAGGAGATGCTGAAGGCCGAAGGCTTCCAGGTGGAGCGCCTGTCCTCGGCCCTCAAGCCCGCGGAGCTCGCCGAGCGTCTCAAGGGCGTGCACCTGTTGGGCATCCGCAGCAAGACGACGGTGCCCCCCGAGTCGCTGGTCCACGCGGAGGACCTGCTCGCCATCGGCGCCTTCTGCATCGGCACCAACCAGGTGGACCTGACGGCGGCGAACACGCACGGCATCCCCGTCTTCAACGCCCCCTTCAGCAACACGCGCAGCGTGGCGGAGATGGTCGTCGCCGAGGTCATCGTCCTCACGCGCCAGCTCTTCGACCGCAGCCGTGAGGTGCACACGGGCCAGTGGCGCAAGGTGGCCACGGGCAGCCACGAGGTGCGCGGCAAGACGCTGGGCATCATCGGCTATGGACACATCGGCTCGCAGCTGGGCGTGCTGGCCGAGTCGCTGGGCATGCGGGTGCTGTACTTCGACGTGATGACGAAGCTACCCCTGGGCAACTCGCGCGCGGTGGCCACGCTGGACGAGCTCCTGGAGCAGTCCGACTTCGTCACGCTCCACGTCCCCGCGCTGACGTCCACGCACATGATGATGGGCGCCGAGCAGCTCGCGAAGATGAAGAAGGGCGCATGCCTCATCAACGCCAGCCGAGGCACCGTGGTGGACATCGCCGCGCTGTCGGCCGCGCTGCGCTCCAAGCACCTGGGCGGCGCCGCGGTGGACGTCTACCCGGAGGAGCCGGAAGGCAACTCGGATGGATTCGTCACCGAGTTGCAGGGGCTCCCCAATGTCGTCCTCACCCCGCACATCGGCGGTTCCACGGAGGAGGCGCAGGCGTCCATCGGCAAGGAGGTGGCGACCAGCCTCTCCAAGTTCTTCCGGACGGGCGCGACGACGGGCGCGGTGAACTTCCCCATGGTGGAGGCGCCGCTCATCCCCGGCACGCACCGCATCCTCAACGTGCACCGCAACATCCCGGGCGTGCTGCGCGACATCAACCGCATCGTCTCGGACCTGAACGCGAACATCCACGCGCAGGTGCTCAGCACGGACTCCAACATCGGCTACCTGGTCATGGACCTGGACCAGGACGTGTCCCGCCCGGTGTGTGACGCCATCGCGGGCCTGACGACGGACATCAAGACGCGCATCGTCTCCTGA
- a CDS encoding serine protease, with protein sequence MHPPRNGAARIWLGALMCTLAFAACAPGPESPPGEEAPETGAGEHPVVYGNDDRTDVYAHADTLLQERARRSTVALMSPSSINTKDPNNVTFYADTLGVAEGLCSDQRFRDDPAPAWCSGTLIDDDLVLTAGHCVVDAGECADTRFVFNFYRTSATALQTITTEDIFSCRSIVVRREATSGGRTLDYAIIKLDRPAAPRYEPAPIRPGNTALAVGTNIAVIGSGSGIPFKIDAGGKVRDGRAGTLDYFVASTDTFGGNSGSGVYDMASHTVAGILVRGTEDYVARGGCFVVNTCSETGCDGEDITYVRPAIDALCQASTSTRLCGSGPPPTGGGTSFTFSASNTASATANTLNKSVALTAGQKITLGTCGVTGSAVTGDSFLRLFGPGGIQVAANDDGCGGRGSNLSFTATVAGTYEIRAGCYAAESCSGTVAWTVTSTGPAPTRGSLEFSASDTGHAMANTTNQDLVLTEGQSISFGTCTEAGASGTGDTVLRLYNSAGQQVTSSDDACGLLSYASYTVPPGAGGTYQLRAGCYGASSCGGVVTWTVR encoded by the coding sequence ATGCATCCCCCCCGGAACGGCGCCGCCAGGATTTGGCTTGGCGCGCTGATGTGTACCCTCGCCTTCGCGGCCTGCGCCCCAGGCCCCGAGTCACCGCCGGGAGAGGAGGCTCCTGAAACAGGAGCCGGCGAGCACCCGGTGGTCTACGGCAACGACGACCGCACGGATGTGTACGCCCACGCGGACACGCTGCTCCAGGAGCGCGCGCGGCGCTCCACCGTGGCGCTGATGTCTCCGTCGTCCATCAACACCAAAGACCCCAACAACGTCACCTTCTACGCGGACACCCTGGGCGTCGCCGAGGGGCTCTGCAGCGACCAGCGCTTCCGCGACGACCCGGCGCCCGCGTGGTGCTCCGGGACGCTCATCGACGATGACCTGGTGCTGACGGCGGGCCACTGCGTCGTCGACGCGGGCGAGTGCGCGGACACCCGCTTCGTCTTCAACTTCTACCGGACGTCCGCCACCGCGCTGCAGACCATCACGACAGAAGACATCTTCTCCTGCCGCTCCATCGTCGTGCGCCGCGAGGCGACTTCCGGGGGCCGCACCCTGGACTACGCCATCATCAAGCTGGACCGCCCCGCCGCGCCCCGCTACGAGCCCGCGCCCATTCGTCCCGGCAACACCGCGCTGGCCGTGGGCACGAACATCGCGGTCATCGGCTCTGGCAGCGGCATCCCCTTCAAGATTGATGCGGGCGGCAAGGTGCGCGACGGCCGCGCCGGCACGCTGGACTACTTCGTCGCCAGCACGGACACCTTCGGCGGCAACTCCGGCTCGGGCGTCTACGACATGGCGAGCCACACCGTGGCCGGCATCCTGGTGCGCGGCACGGAGGACTACGTCGCGCGCGGCGGCTGCTTCGTCGTCAACACCTGCTCGGAGACGGGCTGCGACGGCGAGGACATCACCTACGTGCGCCCCGCCATCGACGCGCTCTGCCAGGCGTCCACCAGCACGCGGCTGTGTGGCTCCGGCCCGCCGCCCACCGGAGGCGGCACCTCGTTCACCTTCTCCGCCTCCAACACCGCCAGCGCCACGGCCAACACCCTCAACAAGTCCGTGGCCCTGACGGCGGGACAGAAAATCACCCTGGGCACCTGCGGCGTCACGGGCTCCGCCGTCACCGGGGACTCCTTCCTGCGCCTGTTCGGCCCGGGTGGCATCCAGGTCGCCGCCAACGATGACGGCTGCGGCGGCCGGGGCTCGAACCTGTCCTTCACGGCGACGGTCGCGGGCACCTACGAGATTCGCGCGGGCTGCTACGCCGCCGAGTCCTGCTCCGGCACCGTGGCCTGGACGGTGACGTCCACCGGCCCCGCCCCCACCCGGGGCTCGCTCGAGTTCTCCGCCAGCGACACCGGCCACGCGATGGCGAACACCACGAACCAGGACCTCGTCCTGACCGAGGGCCAGAGCATCTCCTTCGGCACCTGCACGGAAGCGGGCGCCTCCGGCACCGGGGACACCGTCCTGCGCCTGTACAACAGCGCGGGCCAGCAGGTGACCAGCAGCGACGACGCCTGTGGCCTCTTGTCCTACGCCAGCTACACCGTGCCCCCCGGCGCGGGCGGCACCTACCAGCTCCGCGCGGGCTGCTACGGCGCCAGCTCCTGCGGCGGCGTGGTGACGTGGACCGTCCGGTAG
- a CDS encoding STAS/SEC14 domain-containing protein, translating into MPFQITVHEQDRILEVVYPSQVTSADLSEYLTEVKKAIVDFAGEWSALVDQSQLRVMPTDVVASMAALNAYAQLHGMKRSARVVSDAPSGLQAWRMTKRAMLTIPTRTFETRHEALGWLRNPEAD; encoded by the coding sequence ATGCCCTTTCAGATCACCGTTCACGAGCAGGACCGAATCCTCGAGGTCGTCTATCCCTCCCAAGTCACCTCCGCCGACCTGTCGGAGTACCTCACAGAGGTGAAGAAGGCGATTGTCGACTTCGCGGGAGAGTGGTCGGCGCTGGTGGACCAGTCGCAGCTCCGGGTGATGCCCACCGACGTCGTGGCCTCCATGGCGGCGCTGAACGCCTACGCGCAGTTGCACGGGATGAAGCGCTCCGCGCGGGTCGTCAGCGACGCACCGTCCGGCCTCCAGGCGTGGCGGATGACCAAGCGGGCGATGCTGACCATCCCCACGCGGACGTTCGAGACGCGGCACGAAGCCCTGGGGTGGTTGCGCAACCCCGAGGCGGACTGA